The Gigantopelta aegis isolate Gae_Host unplaced genomic scaffold, Gae_host_genome ctg3622_pilon_pilon, whole genome shotgun sequence genome includes a window with the following:
- the LOC121392343 gene encoding LOW QUALITY PROTEIN: regulatory-associated protein of mTOR-like (The sequence of the model RefSeq protein was modified relative to this genomic sequence to represent the inferred CDS: inserted 1 base in 1 codon; deleted 1 base in 1 codon), which produces MDKDILPVEDASELPDWRLPLSFMKSRHMESIKGLPSMDDSWRVKDRLKTWSVALALCLNIGVDPPDVVKTNPCARKECWIDPLSMSPQKAMELIGNNLQKQYERWQPRARYKQLLDPTTDEVRKLCIALRKMLRSNERVLFHYNGHGVPRPTTNGEIWVFNKSYTQYIPLSVYDLQVWMGKPSVYVFDCSHAGQILESFKLFSRERESEFFLEVNPNSTNLSNFSMNCFGLLNESILLASCGAKELLPMNPRLPADLFTSCLTAPIKTALHWFCLQKIGKLIHGVTEEMLDKIPGKLNDRKTPLGELNWIFTAITDTIAWNSLSHELFQKLFRQDLLVASLFRNFLLAERIMRSYNCTPESHPYIPSTYQHPLWQAWDLAVDHIMSQLPHLIDDTQEYEPSSFFPEQLNAFQIWLLSSPDIRQPPTQLPIILQFLLSQAHRLQALELLGRYLDMGPEAVYAALSVGIFPYVLKLLASKLRELQPILVFIWAKILAVDKGCQSDLVKDGGYKYFISVLADTTIQYEYRTMAAFILSSIASNYLKGQEACLQNNVISICLSQLEEPNAVLKQWLAICLGRLWQKYDAAKWCGVRDSAHEELTPLLWDEVPEVRAAAVFALGMYMFNSSSDGRQSNHATSIDHAVGMALFPLVSDGSPLVRMELVTSLHGLILQYEREFQIAALRCSDTEKMIPSNLSTSLTPGGWINVFIDPSSEEGDRKQPEDCDRFSESYLQREFRFLRNHTMRAESCQISDKLERSKFNDQIFVNKETXTPQELKFHPYIPQLAVLHKTSWSIWDVEQGVKLCTHSNNNSHSRITAAEFINPHDISFLLTGTDDGCVRVWREYSNFDPPALVTSWRALNDIEHGSKNVGMVIEWEQPTGLLYATGDVRYIRVWDTHKELKIQDIVTGAESCVTSLSLDHCERSLIVAGCGDGTVRLYDRRLPSSNSLVQVLREHDSWVLNVHIEQPVNNIISMSYGWLLEGQMD; this is translated from the exons ATGGACAAGGACATCTTACCAGTGGAG gATGCATCAGAACTGCCTGATTGGCGATTGCCCCTCAGTTTTATGAAGAGTCGTCACATGGAGAGTATTAAGGGACTCCCTTCAATGGACGACAGCTGGAGAGTTAAAGATAGA CTAAAGACTTGGAGCGTGGCACTTGCATTATGTCTGAACATAGGTGTTGATCCTCCTGATGTTGTTAAGACTAATCCTTGTGCACGTAAAGAATGTTGGattg aTCCTTTATCAATGAGCCCTCAAAAAGCTATGGAACTGATTGGTAACAATCTTCAGAAACAATATGAAAGATGGCAACCTAGAGCAAGATATAAACAGTTACTTGATCCAACTACTGATGAAGTTCGCAAACTGTGCATTGCTCTCCGTAAAATGCTAAGGTCA aatgaaagagtattatttcattataatggCCATGGAGTGCCTAGACCTACCACCAATGGAGAGATATGGGTCTTTAACAAG AGTTAtacacagtatattccattgtCTGTGTATGATTTGCAAGTCTGGATGGGGAAACCCtctgtatatgtatttgattGTTCTCATGCTG GACAAATTCTTGAGTCTTTTAAACTTTTTagtagagagagggagagtgaGTTCTTTTTAGAGGTAAACcca AATTCTACTAACCTCAGTAATTTCTCAATGAATTGTTTTGGTCTACTCAATGAGTCTATACTCTTAGCATCTTGTGGTGCTAAGGAACTTCTTCCTATGAACCCACGTCTACCAGCTGACCTTTTCACCTCTTGTCTGACTGCTCCTATCAAGACAGCTTTACACTG GTTTTGCTTACAAAAAATTGGAAAATTAATTCATGGTGTGACTGAAGAGATGTTAGACAA GATACCTGGCAAACTTAATGATCGTAAGACTCCACTTGGAGAGCTAAACTGGATCTTTACAGCCATTACTGATACAATAGCATGGAACTCTCTATCACACg AGTTGTTTCAGAAATTATTTCGTCAAGATCTTTTAGTTGCAAGTTTATTTCGAAACTTTCTTTTAGCTGAGAGGATTATGCGTTCCTATAATTGTACACCAGAGTCTCATCCCTATATTCCTTCAACTTATCAACACCCATTATGGCAAGCATGGGATCTGGCTGTTGATCAcattatgtcacaattacctCATCTTATTGATGATACTCAGGAATATGAG cCGAGCTCGTTCTTTCCTGAGCAGTTAAATGCATTTCAAATTTGGTTACTTAGTTCACCTGACATACGACAACCACCCACACAATTACcaataatattac agtttttaTTGAGTCAAGCTCATCGACTGCAAGCTCTCGAATTACTCGGTCGTTACTTAGACATGGGACCTGAAGCTGTATATGCT GCACTTTCTGTTGGCATATTTCCGTATGTTTTAAAACTCTTAGCTAGCAAATTACGTGAGCTCCAACCTATTCTAGTATTTATATGGGCTAAAATCTTAGCTGTGGATAAa ggTTGTCAGTCAGATCTTGTTAAAGATGGTGGCTACAagtattttatttctgtattagCAGATACTACCATTCAATATGAATATCGTACAATGGCAGCATTTATATTATCATCTATTGCTAGTAATTATCTCAAAGGACAg GAGGCGTGTCTTCAAAATAATGTCATATCAATCTGTTTGTCTCAACTTGAGGAGCCTAATGCTGTTTTAAAGCAATGGCTAGCAATATGTTTAGGAAGATTATGGCAAAAATACGATGCTGCTAAATGGTGTGGAGTTAGAGATAGCGCTCATGAAGAATTAACACCATTACTATGGGATGAAGTACCTGAG GTACGAGCAGCAGCAGTCTTTGCATTGGGGATGTATATGTTTAATTCCTCATCAGATGGTCGCCAAAGTAACCATGCTACCAGTATAGATCATGCTGTTGGTATggcattgtttccattagtatcagATGGCAGTCCACTAGTCAGAATG GAGCTGGTAACCTCATTACATGGTTTAATTTTACAATACGAAAGAGAATTTCAAATAGCAGCTCTTCGTTGTTCTGATACTGAGAAAATGATTCCTTCAAATTTAAGTACTTCCTTGACTCCAGGTGGTTGGATCAATGTCTTTATTGATCCCTCCTCTGAAGAAGGAGACAGAAAA caACCAGAGGATTGTGATCGATTTAGTGAGAGTTATTTGCAAAGAGAGTTTCGTTTTCTTCGCAACCACACGATGAGAGCAGAAAGCTGTCAAATTAGTGATAAACTAGAAAGATCAAAGTTTAAtgatcaaatatttgttaacaaagaaa aaacaccacAAGAATTAAAATTTCATCCTTATATTCCACAGTTGGCTGTACTTCATAAAACATCATGGAG tatatggGACGTTGAACAAGGCGTTAAATTATGTACACATTCAAATAACAACTCACATAGTAGAATAACAGCTGCTGAATTTATCAATCCACATGATATCTCATTCTTGCTAACTGGAACAG ATGATGGTTGTGTCAGAGTATGGCGAGAATATTCAAATTTTGATCCTCCTGCTCTTGTAACAAGTTGGAGAGCATTAAATGACATTGAACATGGGTCAAAAA ATGTTGGTATGGTGATTGAGTGGGAGCAGCCAACTGGATTA TTATATGCTACTGGTGATGTCCGCTATATTAGAGTGTGGGACACTCATAAAGAGTTAAAAATACAAGATATTGTTACTGGAGCTGAAAGTTGTGTAACAAGTTTATCATTGGACCACTGTGAACGTTCTCTGATTGTAGCTGGTTGTGGTGATGGCACAGTACGACTTTATGACAGAAGACTTCCATCATCAAACAG TCTTGTACAAGTATTAAGAGAACATGATAGTTGGGTCCTTAATGTCCATATTGAACAGCCAGTCAATAACATTATTTCTATGAG TTATGGATGGCTGCTGGAGGGACAGATGGATTGA